A single window of Populus nigra chromosome 17, ddPopNigr1.1, whole genome shotgun sequence DNA harbors:
- the LOC133676815 gene encoding uncharacterized protein LOC133676815 gives MLRSATPDVDHPQKALQMKQDDKFFSRLMSKENSMANPSFRVYYGGVSVAVPFVWESQPGTPKYTFCEKTLPPLTPPPSYYTNSNKKPTKNHSRSNLLRFLFPRNNLRKTNVSSSATNLSTSPSSASWSSLTSSSNLRSLSTPRKYHERSGFSSRGSSFDSWVFDDFEESHNMGSSPSSKLCFGISGRSTSTGGLRGCYGVW, from the coding sequence ATGCTTAGGAGCGCTACTCCAGACGTGGACCATCCACAAAAAGCCCTCCAAATGAAGCAAGATGACAAGTTTTTCTCCAGGCTTATGTCCAAAGAGAACTCCATGGCTAATCCTTCTTTTAGAGTGTACTATGGTGGAGTATCTGTTGCTGTCCCGTTTGTGTGGGAGTCTCAGCCTGGTACCCCCAAGTACACATTTTGTGAAAAAACACTCCCTCCTCTAACTCCACCTCCCTCTTACTATacaaattctaataaaaaacccACCAAGAATCACTCAAGATCCAATCTTTTACGCTTCCTGTTCCCAAGGAACAATCTCAGGAAAACCAATGTGTCCTCTTCAGCAACCAATCTGTCAACATCCCCATCTTCTGCATCATGGTCATCATTGACTTCATCGAGTAATCTTCGTTCTTTGAGCACTCCAAGAAAGTACCATGAGAGGAGCGGGTTTTCTAGCCGTGGATCATCATTTGATTCATgggtttttgatgattttgaagaATCACACAATATGGGATCATCACCTTCTTCAAAATTGTGCTTTGGCATCAGTGGGAGAAGTACTAGTACTGGTGGGCTTCGAGGATGCTATGGTGTGTGGTAA
- the LOC133677664 gene encoding peroxidase 2-like, translating to MVSLGIFSLISTLFLVLVAVPTTASSSKLSPNYYDHVCPQALPAIKRVVEAAVNKERRMGASLLRLHFHDCFVHGCDASILLDSTSAFDSEKKAGPNKNSTRGFEVIDQIKLEADKVCGRPVVSCADILAVAARDSVVVLGGPTWAVQLGRRDSTTARKTTADKDIPTPLMNLTDLIKNFKKHGLDERDLVALSGAHTIGSAQCFTFRDRIYNEANIDPEFARKRRLTCPRTGGNSNLAALDPTQANFDVKYFNKLLKKRGLLHSDQELFNGGSTDSLVEAYSSDAKAFWADFAKSMMKMGNINPLTGKQGQVRLNCRKVN from the exons atggtttcatTAGGCATCTTCAGTCTAATTTCTACCTTGTTCCTTGTGTTGGTTGCAGTTCCTACTACAGCTTCTTCTTCAAAACTGTCTCCAAATTATTACGACCATGTGTGTCCCCAAGCCTTACCAGCTATCAAACGAGTTGTGGAGGCGGCAGTTAACAAAGAAAGACGCATGGGTGCTTCTTTATTACGTCTCCACTTCCATGATTGTTTTGTCCAT GGTTGTGATGCGTCAATTCTTTTGGACTCAACATCCGCTTTTGATAGTGAAAAGAAAGCGGGTCCTAACAAAAACTCAACTAGAGGATTTGAAGTTATTGACCAAATCAAGTTGGAGGCGGACAAAGTCTGTGGACGTCCAGTGGTCTCTTGTGCAGACATTTTAGCTGTTGCAGCTCGTGATTCCGTGGTTGTG CTAGGAGGGCCGACATGGGCAGTGCAGCTAGGGAGGAGAGACTCGACCACAGCTCGCAAAACCACAGCAGACAAAGACATCCCCACACCGCTTATGAACCTTACTGACCTAATCAAAAACTTCAAAAAGCATGGTTTAGATGAGAGAGATCTTGTAGCTCTCTCTGGTGCCCACACTATAGGGTCTGCACAGTGTTTTACCTTCAGAGACAGAATCTACAATGAAGCTAACATTGACCCTGAATTTGCTCGAAAACGCAGATTAACCTGTCCACGCACTGGAGGTAACTCAAACCTTGCCGCTTTAGACCCAACACAAGCAAACTTTGATGTTAAATACTTCAACAAATTGTTGAAGAAAAGAGGGTTACTTCACTCTGATCAAGAACTCTTCAATGGAGGCTCCACTGATAGCTTGGTAGAGGCTTATAGCTCAGATGCCAAGGCTTTTTGGGCTGACTTCGCTAAGTCTATGATGAAGATGGGGAATATAAACCCACTGACTGGAAAGCAAGGACAAGTTCGTTTGAATTGTAGGAAGGTGAACTAA
- the LOC133676474 gene encoding peroxidase RIP1-like, with amino-acid sequence MVSRTIFCLSAFLVLLVLATSASSSKVLSPHYYNHVCPKALPAIKRVVEAAVYKERRMGASLLRLHFHDCFVNGCDASILLDSTSTIDSEKNALPNNNSLRGFEVIDQVKSEVDKICGRPVVSCADIVAVAARDSVVALGGPTWAVQLGRKDSTTASRDKADNDLPSPFMDLPALINNFKRQGLNERDLVALSGGHTLGSAQCFTFRNRIHNEINIDLKFVKQRKSTCPLVGGDSNLAPLDPTPAHFDVAYFNSLVKKRGLLRSDQALFNGGSTDGLVKAYSSNAKAFWADFAKSMVKMGNINILTGKQGQVRLNCRKVN; translated from the exons ATGGTTTCTCGTACCATCTTCTGTCTTTCTGCCTTCCTTGTGCTTTTGGTTCTTGCtacttctgcttcttcttcaaaAGTACTATCTCCACATTACTATAACCATGTGTGTCCCAAAGCTTTACCAGCTATCAAACGAGTTGTGGAGGCTGCAGTTTACAAAGAAAGACGCATGGGTGCTTCTTTGTTGCGTCTACACTTCCATGATTGTTTTGTCAAT GGTTGTGATGCATCAATTCTTTTGGATTCAACGTCCACCATTGACAGTGAAAAGAATGCGTTGCCTAATAACAATTCTCTTAGAGGATTTGAAGTTATTGACCAAGTTAAGTCGGAGGTGGACAAAATCTGTGGACGTCCAGTGGTCTCATGTGCAGATATCGTAGCTGTTGCAGCCCGGGACTCCGTCGTTGCG CTAGGAGGGCCAACATGGGCCGTCCAACTAGGAAGGAAGGACTCAACCACAGCTAGCAGAGACAAAGCCGACAATGACCTCCCATCACCATTCATGGATCTTCCTGCCCTAATCAACAACTTCAAAAGGCAGGGTTTAAATGAGAGAGACCTTGTAGCTCTCTCCGGAGGCCACACTTTAGGGTCAGCACAGTGTTTTACGTTCAGAAACAGAATCCACAATGAAATAAATATCGACCTTAAATTTGTTAAACAGCGCAAATCAACATGTCCACTCGTTGGAGGTGACTCGAACCTTGCTCCTCTAGACCCAACACCTGCACACTTTGATGTTGCATACTTCAACAGTTTGGTGAAGAAAAGAGGGTTGCTTCGCTCTGATCAAGCCCTCTTCAACGGTGGCTCCACAGATGGATTGGTGAAGGCTTATAGTTCAAATGCTAAGGCTTTTTGGGCTGATTTTGCTAAGTCTATGGTTAAGATGGGGAATATAAACATTTTGACTGGAAAGCAAGGCCAAGTTCGTTTGAATTGTAGGAAGGTGAACTAA
- the LOC133676775 gene encoding cationic peroxidase 1-like: MASFNSSSSTITTFKFHLGAFLLLVGVASAQLASNFYGTSCPSVLSVIKSAVNSAVSNEARMGASLLRLHFHDCFVNGCDASVLLDGGEKTAPANANSLRGFEVIDNIKTQLESSCPGVVSCSDILSVAARDSVVALGGPSWQVQLGRRDSATAGSVSDVNNNVPSPALSVSGLISAFSNKGFTAKEMVALSGSHTIGQARCTTFLTRINNETNIDSTFKTSTQAQCQNTNNFVPLDVTSPTSFDSAYYRNLLNQKGLLHSDQQLFSGGSTDAQVRAYSSNQAAFRTDFANAMIKMGNLSPLTGTNGQIRTNCRKAN, from the exons ATGGCTTCTTTTAACTCTTCCTCGTCAACCATCACTACCTTCAAATTCCATCTAGGGGCATTTCTGCTTCTTGTTGGTGTTGCTTCTGCTCAATTAGCTTCAAACTTCTATGGAACATCATGCCCCAGTGTCCTTTCTGTCATTAAATCAGCTGTTAACTCAGCAGTGTCAAATGAGGCTCGCATGGGGGCATCCTTGCTCCGTCTTCATTTCCATGATTGCTTTGTTAAT GGGTGTGATGCATCAGTGCTTTTGGACGGTGGAGAAAAGACAGCACCAGCAAATGCTAATTCTCTGAGAGGTTTCGAAGTTATTGACAATATTAAAACTCAATTAGAGAGTTCCTGCCCTGGTGTTGTGTCCTGTTCTGACATCTTATCTGTTGCTGCTCGGGACTCTGTTGTTGCT TTGGGTGGTCCTAGTTGGCAAGTTCAATTGGGCAGGAGAGATTCAGCCACAGCAGGAAGTGTTAGCGATGTTAATAACAACGTCCCTTCCCCAGCCTTGAGTGTCAGTGGCCTCATCTCTGCCTTCTCTAACAAAGGTTTCACAGCTAAAGAAATGGTGGCTCTTTCTG GATCTCACACAATAGGGCAAGCAAGATGTACCACATTCCTAACCAGAATCAACAACGAAACCAACATAGATTCCACGTTCAAAACATCAACACAAGCTCAATGTCAGAATACTAACAATTTTGTTCCTTTGGATGTCACGAGCCCAACATCTTTCGACAGTGCTTACTACAGGAACTTACTGAACCAGAAGGGTCTTTTACACTCTGACCAGCAACTCTTTAGTGGGGGCTCTACAGATGCTCAAGTTAGGGCTTATAGCTCTAATCAGGCTGCTTTCAGGACAGACTTTGCAAATGCAATGATAAAGATGGGAAACCTTAGCCCACTTACTGGCACAAATGGCCAGATCAGGACCAATTGCAGGAAGGCCAATTGA